In a single window of the Gossypium hirsutum isolate 1008001.06 chromosome A13, Gossypium_hirsutum_v2.1, whole genome shotgun sequence genome:
- the LOC107893772 gene encoding 5-methyltetrahydropteroyltriglutamate--homocysteine methyltransferase: MASHIVGYPRMGPKRELKFALESFWDKKSSAEDLKKVAADLRSSIWKQMSGAGIKYIPSNTFSYYDQVLDTTSMLGAVPPRYNWTGGEIGYDTYFSMARGNASVPAMEMTKWFDTNYHFIVPELGPDVKFSYASHKAVDEFKEAKALGVDTVPVLIGPVSYLLLSKPTKGVEKTFSLLSLLPKIIPIYKEVISELKAAGASWIQFDEPTLVLDLDSQQLQAFTAAYADLESALSGLNVLIETYFADLTPEAYKTLIGLKGVTAYGLDLVRGTQTTDLVKKDFPKGKYLFAGVVDGRNIWANDLASSLSTLQALEAVVGKDKLVVSTSCSLLHTAVDLVNETKLDDEIKSWLAFAAQKVVEVNALAKALAGQKDEAFFSSNAAAQASRKSSPRVTNAAVQKAADALKGSDHRRATNVSARLDAQQKKLNLPILPTTTIGSFPQTVELRRVRREFKANKISEDDYVKAIKEEIKKVVNLQEELDIDVLVHGEPERNDMVEYFGEQLSGFAFTVNGWVQSYGSRCVKPPIIYGDVSRPKAMTVFWSSTAQSMTKRPMKGMLTGPVTILNWSFVRNDQPRFETCYQIALAIKDEVEDLEKAGINVIQIDEAALREGLPLRKSEHAFYLKWAVHSFRITNCGVKDTTQIHTHMCYSNFNDIIHSIIDMDADVITIENSRSDEKLLSVFREGVKYGAGIGPGVYDIHSPRIPSTEEIADRINKMLAVLETNILWVNPDCGLKTRKYEEVKPALNNMVAAAKQLRTKLAGAK, translated from the exons ATGGCTTCCCACATTGTTGGATATCCCCGTATGGGACCCAAGAGAGAGCTTAAATTTGCTTTGGAATCTTTCTGGGATAAGAAGAGCAGTGCTGAGGATTTGAAAAAAGTTGCAGCTGATCTCAGGTCATCCATCTGGAAACAGATGTCTGGTGCTGGGATCAAGTACATCCCCAGCAACACTTTCTCTTACTACGACCAGGTTCTTGATACCACATCCATGCTCGGAGCTGTTCCACCTAGATATAACTGGACTGGTGGTGAGATCGGATATGACACTTACTTCTCCATGGCTAGAGGAAATGCCTCTGTGCCTGCCATGGAAATGACCAAGTGGTTCGATACCAACTA TCACTTCATTGTTCCTGAACTCGGACCTGATGTTAAATTCTCTTATGCTTCTCACAAGGCAGTGGATGAGTTCAAGGAAGCTAAGGCG CTCGGAGTTGACACCGTCCCAGTCCTTATTGGCCCTGTCTCATATTTGTTGCTGTCAAAACCCACAAAGGGTGTCGAGAAGaccttttctcttctttctctccTCCCCAAAATCATCCCTATCTACAA GGAAGTTATATCCGAGCTTAAGGCAGCTGGTGCTTCCTGGATTCAGTTTGATGAACCCACCCTTGTCTTGGATCTCGACTCTCAACAATTGCAAGCATTCACTGCTGCATATGCTGATCTGGAATCGGCTCTTTCTGGCTTGAATGTTCTGATCGAAACTTACTTCGCTGATCTTACTCCTGAGGCATACAAGACCCTCATTGGATTGAAGGGTGTTACTGCTTATGGTTTGGATTTGGTTCGTGGAACACAAACCACTGATTTGGTCAAGAAGGACTTCCCTAAAGGCAAATACCTCTTTGCTGGAGTTGTTGACGGAAGGAACATTTGGGCCAATGATCTTGCTTCTTCCCTTAGCACCTTGCAGGCTCTTGAGGCTGTTGTTGGCAAAG ACAAGCTCGTGGTGTCCACCTCATGCTCGCTTCTCCACACTGCTGTTGATTTAGTAAATGAAACTAAGCTCGATGATGAAATCAAATCCTGGCTTGCATTTGCTGCGCAGAAAGTTGTTGAAGTTAATGCCCTTGCGAAGGCATTGGCTGGTCAGAAAGATGAG GCCTTCTTCTCTTCTAATGCTGCTGCTCAAGCCTCAAGGAAGTCCTCCCCAAGAGTCACCAATGCGGCTGTTCAAAAGGCT GCTGACGCTTTGAAGGGCTCTGACCACCGTCGTGCAACAAACGTTAGTGCTAGACTTGATGCGCAGCAGAAAAAGCTTAACCTACCAATCCTACCAACCACGACCATTGGATCCTTCCCTCAAACGGTTGAACTCAGGAGAGTTCGTCGTGAATTCAAGGCTAACAA GATCTCAGAGGACGATTACGTTAAAGCCATTAAGGAGGAAATTAAGAAGGTTGTCAACCTTCAGGAAGAACTCGACATTGATGTCCTGGTTCATGGAGAGCCTGAG AGAAACGATATGGTTGAGTACTTTGGTGAGCAGTTGTCTGGTTTTGCTTTCACTGTTAATGGGTGGGTGCAATCTTATGGTTCTCGCTGTGTCAAACCACCGATCATCTATGGTGATGTTAGCCGCCCCAAGGCAATGACTGTTTTCTGGTCATCTACTGCCCAAAGCATGACTAAACGCCCAATGAAGGGAATGCTTACCGGTCCTGTTACCATCCTCAACTGGTCCTTTGTCAGAAATGATCAGCCCAG ATTCGAAACTTGCTACCAGATTGCCTTGGCCATCAAGGATGAAGTTGAGGATCTTGAGAAGGCTGGTATCAATGTTATCCAAATTGATGAGGCTGCTTTGAGAGAGGGGTTGCCGCTTAGAAAGTCTGAGCACGCCTTCTACTTGAAATGGGCTGTCCACTCCTTTAGGATCACCAACTGTGGTGTCAAGGATACCACCCAG ATCCACACCCACATGTGCTACTCCAACTTCAACGATATCATCCACTCAATTATCGACATGGATGCGGATGTCATTACCATTGAGAACTCACGTTCAGATGAGAAGCTACTGTCAGTATTCCGTGAAGGAGTGAAGTATGGTGCTGGAATTGGCCCTGGTGTGTATGATATCCACTCTCCGAGAATACCATCAACTGAAGAGATTGCTGACAGAATTAACAAGATGCTGGCGGTGTTGGAGACCAACATCCTGTGGGTTAACCCTGACTGCGGGCTGAAAACTCGCAAGTACGAGGAGGTGAAACCGGCACTGAACAATATGGTTGCTGCTGCCAAGCAGCTCCGCACCAAACTTGCCGGTGCCAAGTGA